One window of Salminus brasiliensis chromosome 16, fSalBra1.hap2, whole genome shotgun sequence genomic DNA carries:
- the triap1 gene encoding TP53-regulated inhibitor of apoptosis 1: MNSVGEGCTELKREYDQCFNRWFAEKFLKGDRSGDPCTEMFKKYQSCVQKAIKEKDIPIDGVEFMGPNKEKPGS, encoded by the exons ATGAACAGCGTGGGCGAAGGCTGCACGGAGCTGAAGCGGGAGTACGACCAGTGCTTCAACCGCTGGTTCGCCGAGAAATTCCTGAAAGGAGACAGGAGCGGTGATCCCTGCACCGAGATGTTCAAGAAGTACCAGTCCTGTGTTCag AAAGCCATCAAAGAAAAGGACATCCCTATTGATGGTGTGGAGTTCATGGGGCCAAACAAAGAGAAGCCTGGCagttga
- the srsf9 gene encoding serine/arginine-rich splicing factor 9, producing the protein MADGRIYVGNLPMDVQERDIEDLFFKYGKIRDIELKNNRGTIPFAFVRFEDPRDAEDAVYGRNGYGFGDSKLRVEYPRSSGSKFSGSVGGGPRGRFGPPSRRSEFRVIVTGLPPTGSWQDLKDHMREAGDVCFADVQRDGEGVVEFLRREDMEYALRRLDGTEFRSHQGETAYIRVLEERGTSWGRSRSRSRSRGRYSPPYQSRGSPPPRYRSPPRHMSRHSPPPRRAPTQHHSPPPRHYR; encoded by the exons ATGGCGGACGGGAGGATCTATGTGGGGAACCTTCCCATGGATGTGCAGGAGAGGGACATTGAGGATCTCTTCTTCAAATATGGAAAAATTCGGGATATCGAGCTGAAGAACAACAGAGGCACCATCCCCTTTGCCTTTGTTCGTTTTGAGGACCCACG GGATGCGGAGGATGCAGTCTATGGAAGGAATGGATATGGATTTGGAGACAGTAAGCTGCGTGTGGAATATCCTCGTTCCTCAGGATCCAAATTTAGTGGATCTGTTGGAGGAGGACCAAGGGGAAGATTTGGACCTCCGTCACGCCGCTCTGAGTTCCGGGTTATAGTGACTG GTCTTCCTCCTACGGGCAGCTGGCAGGATCTCAAAGATCACATGCGGGAGGCAGGAGACGTTTGCTTTGCTGATGTCCAAAGGGACGGCGAGGGAGTGGTGGAATTCCTTCGACGGGAAGATATGGAATATGCTCTACGTCGGCTGGATGGGACAGAGTTCAGATCCCATCAg GGGGAGACTGCCTACATCAGAGTTCTGGAGGAAAGGGGTACAAGCTGGGGTCGTTCACGTTCCAGATCCAGGTCTCGTGGGCGTTATTCACCTCCCTATCAGAGCAGGGGGTCCCCACCGCCTCGCTACCGCTCCCCTCCACGTCATATGTCTCGTCATAGCCCTCCCCCTCGACGAGCCCCAACCCAACACCACAGCCCGCCCCCACGCCACTATCGGTAA